A region of Candidatus Binataceae bacterium DNA encodes the following proteins:
- a CDS encoding sterol desaturase family protein, giving the protein MSDEFFRKTFGDAEPVHLGSGWVSGVSAVFLGLLALGAVLCLRFPALLTLPEARAHYPMGLIRPLIQGIIFAAFVLAALSAVLRERKVLALTGAALAVAALALGGGGVPLPQEVATKTGIGLDWFVLDLFVMTIVFVPLERIWPLHPGQGTFRAEWTTDAFYFIATHLPSQLINFLMLLPAALAAPWLAIPQLQAYVRNWPFVVQLLAVILVADLAQYAVHRMFHKIPVLWRFHAVHHSIRTMDWIAGSRSHFFDIVVTRGLIMIPLALCGFSQGAIIGYILFVSFHATFSHLDFRPRTVWLENYLVTPRYHHWHHSAQEEAIDCNFAIHFPWIDRIFGTCHFPKDQWPKSYGLSGTSVRPGFFRQFIDPFMGR; this is encoded by the coding sequence GTCCGACGAATTCTTTCGCAAAACATTCGGTGATGCGGAGCCGGTGCATCTCGGCAGCGGCTGGGTGAGCGGAGTCAGCGCTGTCTTCCTCGGGTTGTTGGCCTTGGGCGCGGTGCTGTGCCTGCGCTTTCCCGCGCTCCTGACGTTGCCCGAAGCCCGCGCCCACTATCCCATGGGTTTGATACGGCCGCTCATCCAGGGAATCATCTTCGCCGCCTTCGTGTTAGCCGCGCTCTCGGCTGTGCTCCGTGAGCGCAAGGTTCTGGCGCTCACCGGCGCGGCCCTTGCCGTTGCGGCGCTGGCCTTGGGCGGCGGAGGGGTGCCGTTGCCGCAGGAAGTTGCAACCAAGACGGGAATAGGTTTGGACTGGTTCGTCTTGGATCTGTTCGTGATGACCATCGTCTTCGTTCCGCTCGAGCGGATTTGGCCGCTGCACCCCGGTCAGGGAACCTTCCGCGCCGAGTGGACCACGGATGCCTTCTATTTCATTGCGACGCACCTGCCGTCGCAACTGATCAATTTCCTGATGCTGCTGCCCGCGGCATTGGCTGCTCCGTGGCTGGCGATCCCGCAACTTCAGGCCTACGTCCGTAATTGGCCGTTCGTCGTCCAGCTCTTGGCGGTCATTCTTGTCGCGGATCTGGCGCAGTACGCCGTGCATCGGATGTTCCACAAGATTCCCGTGCTTTGGCGCTTCCACGCCGTGCATCACTCGATCCGCACCATGGATTGGATTGCCGGCTCGCGCTCGCACTTTTTCGATATTGTCGTGACGCGCGGCTTGATCATGATTCCGCTGGCGCTCTGCGGCTTTTCGCAAGGCGCGATCATCGGCTATATCCTGTTCGTGTCTTTCCACGCCACGTTTTCGCACCTCGATTTTCGCCCGCGCACCGTGTGGCTGGAGAACTACCTGGTTACGCCGCGTTACCATCACTGGCATCACTCCGCGCAAGAAGAAGCCATCGACTGCAACTTCGCCATCCATTTTCCGTGGATCGATCGCATCTTCGGCACCTGCCATTTTCCCAAGGATCAATGGCCCAAGAGCTATGGCTTGAGCGGCACATCGGTCCGTCCCGGGTTCTTCAGGCAATTCATCGACCCGTTCATGGGCCGATAG